In one Magnetospirillum sp. genomic region, the following are encoded:
- the ubiG gene encoding bifunctional 2-polyprenyl-6-hydroxyphenol methylase/3-demethylubiquinol 3-O-methyltransferase UbiG, with the protein MVPPDAAAGSSVDPAEIARFAAMADEWWDPTGKFKPLHKFNPVRLAYIRDRLAQHFGRDPLSAKPLAGLRLLDIGCGGGLVAEPMARLGANVVAIDASAKNIGIASNHAERMGLAIDYRHTTAEDLVAAGEKFDAVLSLEVVEHVADVAGFLGSCGTLVRSGGAMVVATLNRTPKAFLLAIVGAEYVLRWLPRGTHEWSKFVRPGEMSDALRAPGLAVTHLTGVAYNPILDVWRLSRDLDVNYMAFAVKA; encoded by the coding sequence CTGGTCCCTCCCGATGCGGCGGCCGGCAGCTCGGTCGATCCCGCGGAAATCGCGCGTTTTGCCGCGATGGCCGACGAATGGTGGGATCCCACCGGGAAATTCAAACCGCTGCACAAATTCAACCCGGTGCGCTTAGCCTATATCCGCGACCGGCTGGCCCAACATTTCGGCCGCGATCCCTTGTCGGCCAAGCCGCTTGCGGGTTTGCGTCTGCTCGATATCGGATGCGGCGGCGGACTCGTCGCCGAACCGATGGCGCGGCTCGGCGCCAATGTGGTGGCCATCGACGCCTCGGCCAAAAACATCGGCATCGCGTCCAACCATGCCGAGCGCATGGGGCTTGCGATCGACTATCGCCATACCACCGCCGAAGACCTCGTCGCGGCCGGCGAAAAATTCGACGCCGTGCTGTCGCTCGAAGTGGTCGAGCACGTCGCCGACGTCGCAGGCTTCTTGGGCAGCTGCGGCACGCTCGTGCGTTCGGGCGGCGCGATGGTTGTTGCAACGCTCAATCGCACGCCCAAAGCGTTCCTGCTCGCGATCGTGGGGGCGGAATATGTGCTGCGCTGGCTGCCGCGCGGTACGCATGAATGGTCCAAATTCGTGCGCCCTGGCGAGATGAGCGACGCGTTGCGAGCACCGGGCCTCGCCGTCACGCACCTTACGGGCGTTGCCTACAACCCGATCCTCGACGTCTGGCGCCTGTCGCGCGACCTCGACGTCAACTACATGGCCTTCGCGGTTAAAGCCTAA
- a CDS encoding DUF1178 family protein has product MILFDLQCAKKHVFESWFKDSAAYVRQAKRGLVTCPYCGSAKVEKALMAPRLAGTKKSRKKTAEISASPVAVAASPATEKAAELHRQLAQLRQHIETNFDPVGDKFAEEARKIHYGEAEQRNIYGRTTAEEAQELADEGVEFAPVPWLPDKNA; this is encoded by the coding sequence ATGATACTGTTCGATCTGCAATGCGCGAAGAAACACGTCTTCGAAAGCTGGTTCAAAGACAGTGCGGCTTACGTGCGCCAGGCAAAACGCGGCCTGGTGACGTGCCCCTATTGCGGCTCGGCGAAGGTCGAAAAGGCGCTGATGGCGCCGCGCCTTGCCGGTACCAAAAAAAGCCGGAAGAAGACGGCGGAGATTTCAGCGTCGCCGGTGGCTGTGGCCGCGAGTCCGGCAACGGAGAAGGCTGCCGAATTGCATCGCCAATTGGCGCAATTGCGCCAGCATATCGAGACGAATTTCGATCCGGTGGGCGACAAATTCGCCGAAGAGGCGCGCAAGATCCATTACGGCGAGGCCGAGCAGCGCAACATCTACGGCCGCACGACCGCCGAGGAGGCGCAAGAACTCGCCGACGAGGGCGTGGAGTTTGCTCCCGTTCCGTGGCTGCCCGACAAAAACGCGTAA
- a CDS encoding methyltransferase domain-containing protein produces MGAQIPPQVFDRHIVRRHRERAARHFADHDFLFREAGERLAERLDDLNRVFPRVLDLGARTGFLAPLLAKRPGTQTIVQCDMSARMMRAARARACTETKGVHSAVCVADEEFLPFAPGSFDLVVSCLSLHWTNDLPGALLQIRHVLKPDGLFLCAMLGGDTLSELRRALIEAEVAETGGAGPRVSPFADLRDAGALLQRAGFALPVADADTLTVSYENALDLMRDLRGMGEANAVAERRKDFTRRSTLLRAAAIYEDMFAEEGRMPATFQILNLTAWAPHESQQKPLRPGSAANRLADAVGKDG; encoded by the coding sequence ATGGGCGCCCAGATTCCTCCGCAGGTCTTCGACCGGCACATCGTTCGCCGCCATCGCGAACGTGCGGCGCGCCATTTTGCCGACCACGATTTTCTGTTTCGCGAAGCGGGCGAACGTTTGGCCGAACGGCTCGACGATCTCAACCGCGTGTTTCCGCGCGTGCTCGATCTGGGTGCCCGCACTGGTTTTCTTGCTCCGCTCCTCGCCAAGCGGCCCGGCACGCAGACGATCGTGCAATGCGACATGTCGGCGCGAATGATGCGCGCGGCGCGCGCGCGCGCCTGCACCGAAACGAAGGGCGTGCACAGTGCGGTGTGCGTGGCCGACGAAGAGTTCCTGCCTTTCGCGCCCGGCAGTTTCGATCTGGTCGTGAGCTGCCTGTCGCTGCATTGGACGAACGATCTGCCGGGAGCGCTCCTGCAGATCCGCCATGTGCTGAAGCCCGACGGCCTATTCTTGTGCGCGATGCTCGGCGGCGACACGCTGAGCGAATTGCGGCGCGCGCTGATCGAAGCCGAAGTCGCCGAGACCGGCGGGGCGGGTCCACGCGTTTCGCCGTTCGCCGATTTGCGCGACGCGGGCGCCCTGCTGCAGCGGGCGGGCTTTGCCTTGCCCGTGGCCGACGCCGACACGCTGACGGTCTCCTACGAAAACGCACTCGATCTGATGCGCGATCTGCGCGGCATGGGCGAGGCCAACGCAGTCGCCGAGCGGCGCAAGGATTTCACGCGCCGCTCGACGCTGCTGCGCGCGGCCGCCATCTACGAAGACATGTTCGCTGAAGAAGGCCGCATGCCCGCGACCTTCCAAATCCTCAATCTCACAGCCTGGGCGCCGCACGAATCGCAGCAGAAGCCGCTGCGCCCTGGCTCGGCCGCCAATCGTCTCGCCGATGCCGTCGGCAAAGACGGCTAA
- the ptsP gene encoding phosphoenolpyruvate--protein phosphotransferase, with protein MQATLGPGATRRLLKRLRDMMAAAGTAQQRLDRIVKIIAADLIAEVCSVYVMRAGQVLELFATEGLNPDAVHKTRLRVGEGLVGEIAQTARTLALADAQSHPNFAYRPETGEEIYHSLMGVPILRAGRTLGVLVLQNRTYREYTDEEAEALQTVAMVLAELVAGGELIGPAEMLRVDDAGAGTSDRIEGLPLNEGIAIGTAVLHQPRVSVRQMVADDPQAEARRLREAMSGMRVDIDRIFQTSGLSEGDERWEILETYRMFAEDRGWLQRISEAIETGLTAEAAVQKVQEDNRARMVQIPDPYLRERIADFDDLANRLLRHLTGDRTAADAADLPDDTVLVARSLGPAELLEYDRRKLKGVVLEEGSPTAHVAIIAHALDLPMVGRLSDLVARVEAGDTIVVDGGFGQAILRPSDDVRETFSAAIRQREALRQGYAAIRKLPAVTKDGTPISLNMNAGLVIDIDNLAESGADGVGLYRTEIPFMIRTSMPDVVEQTDLYRRILDRAQGRPVVFRTLDIGGDKLLPYMENTPQENPAMGLRAVRLTLERPAILREQVRGLLRAAAGRRLDLMFPMVADVAEFDAAKELVQIEIARERKRGRSLPDPIHIGTMMEVPSLYWQLPQLLKRADFLSIGSNDLLQFFFACDRGNPEMAGRYDALSPPVLRFFRAIAAECDAANVPLSLCGDMGGRPLEAMALIGVGFRRLSMPFPAIGAVKAMVRSLDLPPLAKYLEELCRLADHSVRKKLQDFARDHNIPV; from the coding sequence ATGCAGGCGACGCTCGGGCCCGGTGCGACGCGCCGCCTGCTCAAGCGTCTGCGCGACATGATGGCGGCGGCCGGTACGGCCCAACAGCGCCTCGACCGCATCGTCAAGATCATCGCCGCCGACCTTATCGCCGAAGTCTGCTCGGTCTATGTGATGCGCGCGGGTCAAGTGCTCGAGCTGTTCGCGACCGAAGGCCTCAATCCGGACGCCGTCCACAAAACGCGCCTGCGCGTGGGCGAGGGCCTCGTCGGCGAAATCGCGCAGACTGCGCGCACATTGGCGCTGGCCGACGCGCAGTCGCATCCAAATTTCGCGTATCGCCCCGAAACGGGCGAAGAAATCTACCATTCGCTGATGGGCGTGCCGATCCTGCGCGCGGGCCGCACCTTGGGCGTGCTCGTGCTGCAGAACCGCACCTACCGCGAATACACCGACGAAGAAGCCGAAGCGCTGCAAACGGTGGCGATGGTGCTGGCCGAGCTTGTGGCGGGCGGCGAACTCATCGGTCCGGCCGAAATGCTGCGCGTGGACGATGCCGGGGCGGGGACCAGCGACCGCATCGAAGGTCTGCCGCTCAACGAAGGCATTGCCATCGGTACGGCCGTTCTGCATCAGCCGCGCGTGTCGGTGCGCCAGATGGTGGCCGACGACCCGCAGGCCGAAGCGCGCCGCCTGCGCGAAGCGATGAGCGGCATGCGCGTCGATATCGACCGCATTTTCCAGACTTCGGGCCTGTCCGAAGGCGACGAGCGGTGGGAGATCCTCGAAACATACCGCATGTTCGCCGAAGACCGCGGCTGGCTTCAGCGCATCAGCGAGGCGATCGAGACCGGCCTCACGGCCGAAGCTGCCGTGCAGAAGGTGCAGGAAGACAACCGCGCGCGCATGGTGCAGATCCCCGATCCGTACTTGCGCGAGCGCATCGCCGATTTCGACGATCTCGCCAATCGGCTGTTACGCCATCTCACCGGCGACCGCACGGCGGCGGACGCGGCCGACCTGCCCGACGACACGGTGCTGGTGGCGCGTTCCTTAGGCCCGGCCGAACTCCTCGAATACGACAGGCGCAAACTCAAAGGCGTGGTGCTCGAAGAAGGGTCGCCCACGGCGCATGTGGCGATTATCGCACACGCGCTCGACCTGCCGATGGTCGGGCGCCTCTCCGATCTCGTCGCGCGCGTCGAGGCGGGCGATACGATTGTCGTCGACGGCGGCTTCGGCCAAGCGATCTTGCGCCCCAGCGACGACGTGCGCGAGACGTTTTCCGCAGCGATTCGCCAGCGCGAAGCGCTACGTCAAGGCTATGCCGCGATCCGCAAGCTGCCCGCCGTCACCAAAGACGGCACGCCGATCTCGCTGAACATGAATGCGGGTCTTGTCATCGACATCGACAATCTCGCCGAGAGCGGGGCCGACGGCGTGGGGCTCTACCGCACCGAAATTCCGTTCATGATCCGCACGTCGATGCCCGACGTGGTCGAGCAGACCGATCTTTACCGGCGCATCCTCGACCGCGCGCAGGGGCGCCCGGTCGTGTTTCGCACGCTCGATATCGGCGGCGACAAACTTTTGCCCTACATGGAAAACACGCCGCAGGAAAATCCGGCGATGGGCTTGCGCGCCGTGCGCCTCACGCTCGAGCGGCCGGCGATTTTGCGCGAGCAAGTACGCGGGCTTTTGCGCGCGGCGGCCGGGCGCAGGCTCGACCTCATGTTTCCAATGGTCGCAGACGTAGCCGAGTTCGATGCGGCCAAGGAACTCGTCCAGATCGAAATCGCGCGCGAGCGCAAACGCGGCCGCAGTCTGCCCGATCCTATCCACATCGGCACGATGATGGAGGTGCCGTCGCTCTACTGGCAGCTGCCGCAACTTCTGAAGCGCGCCGATTTTCTGTCGATCGGCTCGAACGATCTGTTGCAGTTCTTTTTCGCCTGCGACCGCGGCAATCCGGAAATGGCCGGGCGCTACGACGCGCTCTCGCCGCCGGTGTTGCGCTTCTTTCGCGCGATCGCGGCCGAGTGCGACGCCGCCAACGTGCCGCTGTCTTTGTGCGGCGACATGGGCGGCCGCCCGCTCGAGGCAATGGCGCTGATCGGTGTGGGTTTCCGACGCCTGTCGATGCCGTTTCCGGCGATCGGGGCGGTCAAAGCGATGGTGCGCAGCCTCGATTTGCCGCCTTTGGCAAAATATCTCGAAGAGTTGTGCCGCCTTGCAGATCATTCGGTGCGCAAAAAGCTGCAGGATTTCGCGCGCGACCACAATATCCCCGTTTGA
- the grxC gene encoding glutaredoxin 3: MSKVEIYTSPFCGYCARAKSLLERKGVAFVEYDVLADTSLRPGMEARAGGRTSVPQIFIDDKHVGGCDDLYALDAAGKLDPLLKAA; this comes from the coding sequence ATGTCGAAAGTCGAGATCTACACGAGTCCTTTCTGCGGGTATTGCGCGCGCGCCAAAAGCCTTCTCGAGCGCAAAGGCGTTGCCTTCGTCGAATACGACGTATTGGCCGACACGAGTTTGCGGCCCGGCATGGAAGCGCGCGCGGGCGGGCGCACATCGGTGCCGCAGATTTTCATCGACGACAAACATGTCGGCGGCTGCGACGATCTCTACGCGCTCGATGCCGCCGGCAAGCTCGATCCGCTGCTGAAAGCGGCCTAG
- a CDS encoding aspartate kinase, with product MARLVLKFGGTSVANIERIRNAAVHVKRAVEAGHEVAVVVSAMSGVTNQLVAWVNEISKFYDPREYDAVVATGEQVTSGLMALTLQEMGLKARSWQGWQIPLRTDATHSKARIEGIDTDGLSAALAAGEVAVVAGFQGVAEGARVTTLGRGGSDTSAVALAAALKAARCDIYTDVDGVYTCDPRIVPKARKLDKITYEEMLEMASLGAKVLQTRSVELAMNHRVRVQVLSSFEDKPGTLVVDEEEIVEKQVVSGIAYSRDEAKVTLTKVADRPGVAAAIFGPLADAAINVDMIVQNISDDRKATDLTFTVGKADLDRCVKLLGEQKASLGYAELKPDPNVVKVSVIGVGMRSHAGVALAMFRTLAEKGINIQVISTSEIKISVLIGAEYLELALRALHTAYGLDAA from the coding sequence ATGGCACGTTTGGTTCTCAAATTCGGCGGCACTTCGGTTGCAAACATCGAGCGCATCCGCAACGCGGCTGTGCACGTCAAACGCGCGGTCGAGGCCGGGCACGAGGTGGCCGTCGTCGTCTCCGCGATGTCGGGTGTGACCAACCAGCTCGTGGCCTGGGTCAACGAGATCTCGAAATTCTACGACCCACGCGAATACGATGCGGTCGTTGCAACGGGCGAGCAGGTCACAAGCGGCCTCATGGCGCTTACGCTGCAGGAGATGGGCCTCAAGGCGCGCTCCTGGCAGGGCTGGCAAATTCCGCTGCGCACCGATGCCACGCACTCCAAAGCGCGCATCGAAGGTATCGATACCGACGGTCTGTCGGCCGCTCTTGCGGCGGGCGAAGTCGCGGTCGTGGCGGGCTTCCAGGGTGTGGCCGAGGGCGCGCGCGTGACCACGCTCGGGCGCGGCGGTTCAGACACTTCGGCCGTGGCGCTGGCGGCCGCGCTCAAGGCCGCGCGCTGCGACATCTACACCGACGTCGATGGCGTCTACACGTGCGATCCGCGCATCGTGCCAAAGGCGCGCAAGCTCGACAAAATCACCTACGAAGAAATGCTCGAAATGGCTTCGCTCGGCGCCAAGGTGCTGCAGACGCGGTCGGTCGAGCTAGCCATGAACCATCGCGTGCGCGTGCAGGTCCTCTCGAGCTTCGAGGACAAGCCCGGCACGCTGGTCGTCGATGAGGAAGAGATCGTGGAAAAGCAAGTTGTGAGTGGGATCGCCTATAGCCGGGACGAGGCGAAAGTCACTTTGACCAAAGTCGCCGACCGGCCGGGCGTTGCTGCTGCCATTTTCGGGCCGCTCGCCGATGCGGCCATCAATGTCGACATGATCGTCCAGAACATCTCGGACGACCGCAAGGCGACCGACCTCACCTTCACGGTCGGCAAGGCCGATCTCGACCGCTGCGTGAAGCTGCTGGGCGAGCAGAAGGCAAGCCTTGGCTATGCCGAGCTCAAGCCGGATCCCAACGTCGTCAAAGTGTCCGTGATCGGCGTCGGCATGCGCAGCCATGCCGGTGTCGCACTCGCGATGTTCCGCACGCTCGCCGAGAAGGGCATCAACATCCAGGTCATCTCGACGTCGGAGATCAAGATCTCCGTGCTGATTGGCGCCGAGTATCTGGAGCTTGCGCTGCGGGCACTCCACACCGCTTACGGGCTCGACGCGGCATGA
- a CDS encoding ComF family protein, translated as MSELVARFAALRNRTCAHLHIDFAVARVLRSLALKILDRMQALFAHGTRAALDAVVPPLCLNCQAVVAEPGALCAACWSQFAWIDRPYCETCGLPFDYDPGFLGRTGLACGACLSAPPPFGKARAVLRYDAASRGLILAFKNADRTHAAPAFARWLARAGRDVLDGADLIAPVPLHWTRLAFRRFNQSALLANALARVAGIASVPDLLRRQRRTRAQGLLGRGERLRNVRRAFALSPRHRARVRGKIVVLVDDVLTTGATLGECARALRRAGAAEIRTLTLARVVRPGEGRV; from the coding sequence ATGTCGGAATTGGTAGCGCGTTTCGCGGCGTTGCGAAACCGAACATGCGCGCATCTGCATATTGACTTTGCGGTCGCGCGCGTGCTGCGATCTTTGGCTTTGAAAATCCTCGACCGCATGCAGGCGCTGTTTGCGCACGGGACCCGGGCGGCTCTCGATGCGGTGGTTCCGCCGCTGTGCCTCAATTGCCAAGCCGTGGTGGCCGAGCCTGGTGCCTTGTGTGCCGCGTGCTGGTCGCAATTCGCCTGGATCGATCGGCCCTACTGCGAGACCTGCGGCTTGCCGTTCGACTACGACCCTGGGTTCCTGGGCCGCACGGGTTTGGCTTGCGGGGCGTGCCTGTCCGCACCCCCGCCCTTCGGCAAAGCGCGCGCCGTGCTGCGCTACGATGCAGCGAGCCGCGGGCTTATCTTGGCTTTCAAGAACGCGGACCGCACGCACGCGGCCCCTGCCTTTGCACGCTGGCTTGCGCGCGCGGGCCGCGATGTGCTCGACGGTGCCGATCTGATCGCGCCGGTCCCGCTGCACTGGACGCGGCTTGCCTTCCGGCGTTTCAACCAATCGGCCCTGCTCGCCAACGCGCTGGCGCGTGTTGCGGGCATTGCCAGCGTACCCGATCTCTTGCGCCGTCAGCGCCGCACGCGCGCGCAAGGCCTGCTCGGTCGCGGCGAACGCTTGCGCAATGTGCGCCGTGCATTTGCTTTGTCGCCGCGCCATCGTGCCCGCGTGCGCGGCAAGATCGTGGTGCTGGTCGACGACGTGCTGACGACGGGGGCTACACTCGGCGAATGCGCGCGCGCCTTGCGCCGCGCCGGGGCCGCCGAAATCCGCACTTTGACACTGGCGCGCGTGGTGCGGCCCGGCGAGGGCCGGGTCTAG
- a CDS encoding class I SAM-dependent methyltransferase has protein sequence MQEPPRSGHAHLSEPSSWIVAHAGLIPAGGTVLDVAAGGGRHAKFFADRGHRVTAIDRDIGALIALAGIDAQRADLEDDQPWPLPGRQFAGVVVTNYLHRPLFGALAASVAPGGALIYETFARGNGQYGKPDNPDFLLNDNELLNAFTPHLRVVAYMHGYIDSPRPALVQRIAAVRDRI, from the coding sequence ATGCAAGAGCCCCCGCGTTCCGGCCACGCGCATCTGTCCGAACCCTCTTCCTGGATCGTTGCGCATGCGGGGCTGATCCCCGCAGGCGGAACGGTGCTCGACGTTGCGGCCGGCGGCGGACGGCACGCCAAATTCTTTGCCGATCGCGGCCATCGCGTGACCGCAATCGACCGCGATATCGGCGCCCTAATCGCCCTTGCCGGCATCGATGCCCAGCGCGCCGACCTTGAAGACGACCAGCCCTGGCCGCTGCCGGGGCGGCAATTTGCCGGCGTGGTGGTAACGAACTATCTCCACCGACCGCTGTTTGGGGCGCTCGCCGCGAGCGTCGCACCGGGCGGAGCTTTGATCTACGAGACGTTCGCGCGCGGCAACGGCCAGTACGGCAAGCCCGACAATCCGGATTTTCTGCTGAACGACAACGAACTTCTGAACGCGTTCACGCCGCATTTGCGCGTCGTTGCCTATATGCACGGCTATATCGACAGCCCGCGCCCCGCACTCGTGCAGCGCATCGCGGCCGTGCGCGATCGGATCTAG
- a CDS encoding nitronate monooxygenase, translating into MTEMPPAAEIAARRQLDRLWARGNAFLGTKVAIMGGAMTWVSERNLVAAISNAGGFGVLACGSMPPALLEAEIAATRKLTDRPFGVNLIVMHPQLAELARVCVAAKVGHVVLAGGMPTAEIIKILKDGGAKIIGFAPALVIGKKLVRSGIDALVIEGMEAGGHIGAVSTAVLAQEILPAIRDVPVFVAGGIGRGEAILSFLEMGAAGVQLGTRFVCADECVAHPDFKKAFIRASARDAVPSVQLDPRFPVIPVRALANKATAAFMATQRTVIDKVDRGELDMKAAQLEIEHFWAGALRRAAVDGDIENGSLMAGQSVGLVTQAQPTEAIIAELVGQALAALAARARDAAVASAEAGAA; encoded by the coding sequence ATGACCGAAATGCCGCCCGCCGCCGAGATCGCAGCCCGGCGCCAGCTCGACCGGCTATGGGCGCGCGGCAACGCATTCTTGGGCACGAAAGTGGCCATCATGGGCGGTGCGATGACCTGGGTGTCGGAGCGCAACCTGGTCGCGGCCATTTCGAATGCGGGTGGTTTCGGCGTGCTGGCTTGCGGCTCGATGCCGCCAGCGTTGCTTGAGGCCGAAATCGCGGCGACGAGAAAACTTACCGACCGGCCCTTCGGCGTCAATCTGATCGTCATGCATCCGCAGCTCGCCGAGCTTGCGCGCGTGTGCGTTGCAGCCAAGGTCGGGCATGTGGTGCTCGCCGGCGGCATGCCGACGGCCGAGATCATCAAGATCCTCAAAGACGGCGGTGCCAAGATCATCGGCTTTGCGCCTGCTTTGGTGATCGGCAAAAAACTCGTGCGCTCGGGCATCGACGCGCTCGTGATCGAGGGCATGGAAGCAGGCGGGCATATCGGTGCGGTCTCGACGGCTGTGCTTGCCCAGGAGATCCTGCCCGCCATCCGCGACGTGCCGGTGTTCGTGGCCGGCGGTATCGGTCGCGGCGAAGCGATTCTGTCGTTCCTCGAAATGGGAGCCGCCGGCGTGCAGCTCGGCACGCGCTTCGTGTGCGCGGACGAGTGCGTCGCACACCCCGATTTCAAGAAGGCCTTCATCCGCGCTTCGGCGCGCGACGCGGTTCCGTCCGTGCAGCTCGATCCGCGCTTCCCTGTGATCCCGGTGCGTGCCCTTGCCAACAAAGCGACCGCCGCTTTCATGGCCACACAGCGCACCGTGATCGACAAGGTCGACCGCGGCGAGCTCGACATGAAGGCAGCCCAGCTCGAAATCGAGCATTTCTGGGCCGGTGCTTTGCGCCGGGCCGCTGTCGACGGCGATATCGAGAACGGCTCGCTGATGGCCGGCCAGTCGGTCGGGCTGGTCACGCAAGCCCAGCCGACGGAAGCGATCATCGCCGAGCTCGTCGGCCAGGCGCTGGCGGCGCTTGCCGCACGCGCGCGCGACGCCGCCGTAGCCAGCGCCGAAGCCGGAGCCGCGTAA